The Acidobacteriota bacterium nucleotide sequence TGGGATGATCATGCGATTCAATGTTTTTTCTTCGTCGATGCTGAAGGCAGCCTTTTCAGCAACCCTGCTCCGGGCCCTGCTCATAGTCAGCCTGGCCGCCGGTAGTCTGCTCCTCTCTTCCCCCGCCACCGCCTCGGATCTCGCCGCGGTCAGGGAGCGGGGCAAGCTCATCATGCTCTCGGTACCGCACCAGGAGAGCGCTTTCGTGCGCACCAACATCGAGCGCGGACCGATGAAACGTCAGGGCACCGCGGAGGATTTTCACGGCGTCGACGTGGAGATCATGAAGCGCTTCGCTGACTCCCTGGGAGTGGAGCTGGAGGTGCGGCCAGCGGTGGCGGCCAACGGCATCCCGGCCTATCCGGAGCTCTTCGAATGGCTCGGGCGCGGCGATGGAGACATCATCGCCAGCTCCCTGACCATCACCGAGCAGCGCAAGCAACGCGTGGACTTCTCCCGGCCCTACCACGCGGTCTATCCCATCGTCATCGTGCGCACCGACAGCTTCATCGAGGCCCCCGAGGATCTCGACCAGGCCATCGCCGCCAACCTCCCCGGCAGCAGCCAGGAGGAGCATCTACGGCGGCTGGGCTTCACCGACGAGCGCATTCACTTCAAAGAATTCACTCTCGAAGCCTACGATGCCGTCCTCGAGGGCACCGCCGACTTCACCCTGGTGGACTCGGACTCCGCCTACTCCTTCATGAGCGAGAACCGCAATCTCAAGATCGCCTTTCGCCTCCCCGGCGTCGAGGATCCCTATGGCTACGCGGTGCCCAAGAACAGCGACCTGCTGCCGCCCCTCAACACCTTTCTGGAAGAGCTGGAAGAAAGCGGCGAGCTGAGCCGCATCAAGTCCCGTTTCCTGGGAGAGACGCTGCAGCCGGAGAGCTGAGGGCCTCAACCTTTCGGCGAAGACCTCAAAGCCTTGGCCACCGCCCGCTGCAACTCGCGGGCGGAGAAGGGCTTGCCCAACACCGCTCCGCCCAACTCCGCCAGATCCTGCCGGGATCCCGCGTCGGGATCGTCCTGATAGCCGGAGATGAACAGCGCCGGCTGGCGCAGCTTTCGGCGGCGTAGCTCTTCCACGAGCTCTCGACCACCGCCGCCGGGCATCAGAAGATCGGTGATCACCAGCTCGACGGTTCCCCGATGCTGCTCGAGCTGGTCTAGAGCCTCGTCCCGGCTGCCGGCGGTGATCACCCGATGCCCCAGCTGCTCCAGCAGCTCGGCGGTGGCAGCGCGCACCTCGTCCTGATCCTCCACCAGCAGCACATTCGCCCGCTGCGTTGCCGGAAGGCTGTCGACGGGGCCCGGTTCGACTTCGGGCTCCGGTTCGCGGCGGGCGGAGCTCCGCGGGAGATAAATATGGAAGACGGCGCCGCCATCGGCTCCATCGAGCACCTCCACCGCCCCCCCGCTGTTGCGCACGGCGCCGTACACCGTGGTCAGGCCGAGGCCGGTGCTCTCACCGCTCTCTTTGGTGGTGAAGAAGGGATCGAAGATCTGCTCGCGGATCGCCGCCGGCACCCCGGGTCCCGTATCCGCCACCGTCAAGCGAACGAAGTCC carries:
- a CDS encoding transporter substrate-binding domain-containing protein — encoded protein: MIMRFNVFSSSMLKAAFSATLLRALLIVSLAAGSLLLSSPATASDLAAVRERGKLIMLSVPHQESAFVRTNIERGPMKRQGTAEDFHGVDVEIMKRFADSLGVELEVRPAVAANGIPAYPELFEWLGRGDGDIIASSLTITEQRKQRVDFSRPYHAVYPIVIVRTDSFIEAPEDLDQAIAANLPGSSQEEHLRRLGFTDERIHFKEFTLEAYDAVLEGTADFTLVDSDSAYSFMSENRNLKIAFRLPGVEDPYGYAVPKNSDLLPPLNTFLEELEESGELSRIKSRFLGETLQPES
- a CDS encoding ATP-binding protein produces the protein LVEGMLFMTKRLLGERVELKLRPEAELWTVQADPAQLEQVVLNLLVNAREAMPEGGTVTLTTENLTLPSHRVVALGLSEGRDFVRLTVADTGPGVPAAIREQIFDPFFTTKESGESTGLGLTTVYGAVRNSGGAVEVLDGADGGAVFHIYLPRSSARREPEPEVEPGPVDSLPATQRANVLLVEDQDEVRAATAELLEQLGHRVITAGSRDEALDQLEQHRGTVELVITDLLMPGGGGRELVEELRRRKLRQPALFISGYQDDPDAGSRQDLAELGGAVLGKPFSARELQRAVAKALRSSPKG